In Juglans regia cultivar Chandler chromosome 13, Walnut 2.0, whole genome shotgun sequence, the DNA window ATCTTAGGATAAACATGTGTGAGAAAAACACTCTTCCAAGCTACAGCACAAGCTCTCTCATAGGAACATGGTCATGAATAGCAATTAAACAATAGCAGggtctatttttttctatatgaaTATGGTCTTggtattctttctttctttttaacatAGGCGACTTTTAATTCACCAAGgaacaaaaaacaataaattagcTCCCTAATTTGTATCTCATTTGAACTCAGGTCTAAGAACGACTAAGCAATAGATACTATGAATAAGACAAACCAATCATCTAATGGAGGTCCAGTGTCTCCTCAGCCGCCCCATTGAAAACATTGCCACTACTTTCTAAATGAAGTCATACACTTGAAAGTATACTCCATTAAGATAAAGCAGCATTTCAACCCTTTCATCCTCAAGCAGTGTCTCACCACGACATGCACTTTACTcgaaactttataattttttcatcaaatcctcaattcTTTCAGAGACATCATACAAATTCTTCTGTTTGACTTCATCCAATAGCAAACGGCATGTCTGATATCTCGGTGTAATCCCTTGAGCTATCATCTTCTCCAAGAATTCGTAAGCTCGCTCACATTGATTTGCTCGGCAAAGCCCATGAATTAGAAGTTTATAGGCTGATATATCAAGACTAAGGTAATGCTTGTTGATCATGTCATCCAATAATTTACTCAGGCAACTGCCTGTTTTCCCAGATTTAAAGCACGCCTTGAGCAACGGGTAGTATGTCTGAGCATCAGGCTTACAGAGGCCTGATTTCTCCATGCCCTCGAGGACATTCAAGGCCTTTTGTTCCTGACCGTGATGGCAAAACATAGCAATCACTGTATTATAAGTTGATGTATTTGGGTTGACGCCAGTTTTGGGCATCTCCACCTCAAAAACACGAACAGCCTCCTGTACATGACCAGCTCTCCCGAGAGTATGGATCAATGCATTGTAGAATAGCGCATCCGGTTTACATCCAGCCATCTTCATTCTGTCATAAATACGTAATGCTTGCTCAAACTCCTCCGACTTTGCCAGCGAACACATGATTGTGGTGAAAGTAACAACATTTGGTGGGCAAGCCTGAGCTTGCATTTCATCAAGCAGCTTATAGACTTTATCAAATTTGCCTTGTCGGCAATAGAATTGCATGATTGTCGAATAGCTGATTACACAAGGGCGACACCCATGTCCCTTCATCTCTTGGATCGTCCAATGCGCCTCATCCACTCGATTCACTTTGCACCAACCGTGAATGAAAATGTTAAACGTTAGAGCATTCGGCGAAATATGCGACTTGAGCTCCAAGAAAACCTCGCGCGCCAGCTCAACCTTACTCTCTTTGCAAAGCGTGTCCAGCAACAAGTTCATCGATTCTGTGTTCTTCTCCAACCCGAAAGTTCCCAACCGATCAAATGTCCTCACAGCCTCTTCCCATTGCCCTGCACCACAAAACCTCCTCATGACCTTCGCGACGGTGTCACTCCTAACGACATGAAACCGATTCATTTCTTCTAGGATACTCTTCATCTTATCCATCTGCTTCATTTTACCCAATATGTCCACCAACATCTCATACGCTTCCGGCGTGTGCTTATAACCAGACCGCGACTCTGCCCATCTGAACACGCCCAATGCAGACTTCCAATCATCCTTAAACCTATGAAGCAGCTTCTCAACAAGGTCACTAGACAACCCTATGCTATTACACGCTTGATCATGCGAGAGAGACCGAAGAACTTCATCGTCGCTGGTTCCAAAAGGAACCTTAGCTACGAGAATGTCAAGCTCAGACAATCTTTTCGAGTCTTGGCATTGTTGATGTTCGTGCCGAGTGAGGGAAGAAGACTCCAGAGGAGAAGAAAGACACGAATGAGACCGGATTCGAGAAAAAGCATGGATTACGGCACGAGATGTTGATGAATCGAGGAGATTGTGGATATTTTTGGCACATTTCTCAACGCGGAAGATCATGGAGACGTGCCGAAGTACCAAGCCGGGTTTCGATTTCCCGGTAATCGCAATTTCTTCAATGAACCCAAGTATAAACAAAAACGCAGGCTGATAGATCGAGCGAAGCAGGTGGGATTGCGCGTTCGATTGATCGGAATCGAAATTTTaaggtgtgtatatatatataaaaattctaaacataagttTCACACCTTGCAcaaaattcaatatgaaatatgaggataaaaaaataaaatcacatatttttaggTGGGTGTGGAGGGTATGGGGTttctgtgtagcacaactcatatatatatatatatatatatatatctctttacaTATATAAAGCCGCTATCGAACGGcaaatcttgttttaacaatttttttgtattctgtTAATTTCTTGAGGTTTGCTACATAGAAACCACTGTAGCAGTGCACTCGTTGCACATGCTACgtggtttctttttctttttttttttttaaaaaaaaatcaaaacattcaatttgaaaatgGGTTTCGCTTTTATCCCCATTCAAATTCCTGCCGCAAAACACCTTCCTCCCTCGCCACCCT includes these proteins:
- the LOC109019462 gene encoding pentatricopeptide repeat-containing protein At3g04130, mitochondrial yields the protein MIFRVEKCAKNIHNLLDSSTSRAVIHAFSRIRSHSCLSSPLESSSLTRHEHQQCQDSKRLSELDILVAKVPFGTSDDEVLRSLSHDQACNSIGLSSDLVEKLLHRFKDDWKSALGVFRWAESRSGYKHTPEAYEMLVDILGKMKQMDKMKSILEEMNRFHVVRSDTVAKVMRRFCGAGQWEEAVRTFDRLGTFGLEKNTESMNLLLDTLCKESKVELAREVFLELKSHISPNALTFNIFIHGWCKVNRVDEAHWTIQEMKGHGCRPCVISYSTIMQFYCRQGKFDKVYKLLDEMQAQACPPNVVTFTTIMCSLAKSEEFEQALRIYDRMKMAGCKPDALFYNALIHTLGRAGHVQEAVRVFEVEMPKTGVNPNTSTYNTVIAMFCHHGQEQKALNVLEGMEKSGLCKPDAQTYYPLLKACFKSGKTGSCLSKLLDDMINKHYLSLDISAYKLLIHGLCRANQCERAYEFLEKMIAQGITPRYQTCRLLLDEVKQKNLYDVSERIEDLMKKL